One Mycolicibacterium pulveris genomic region harbors:
- a CDS encoding enoyl-CoA hydratase — protein sequence MSDLVLVHIEDRVAVVTVNDPDRRNAVTFDMSAQLRAAVDAAEANLDVHALIVTGAGKAFCAGADLSALGEATEDGLLKIYDGFLAVANCALPTIAAVNGAAVGAGLNLALAADVRIAGPAALFDPRFQKLGIHPGGGATWMLQRAVGPQAARAALLFGMRFDAEAAVRHGLALTVADDPVASARELAAGPAAAPREVVLATKASMRATANPGVVDTDQHRIAVDTELGPQATSILSPEFARRLAAAKRR from the coding sequence GTGTCTGATCTTGTGCTGGTCCACATCGAGGACCGCGTCGCCGTCGTCACCGTCAACGATCCCGACCGCCGCAACGCGGTGACGTTCGACATGTCCGCCCAGCTTCGCGCCGCCGTCGACGCCGCCGAGGCCAACCTCGACGTGCACGCGCTCATCGTCACCGGGGCCGGCAAGGCGTTCTGCGCCGGCGCCGACCTCAGCGCGCTCGGGGAGGCGACCGAGGACGGCCTGCTCAAGATCTACGACGGTTTCCTGGCCGTGGCCAACTGCGCGCTGCCGACGATCGCCGCGGTCAACGGCGCGGCCGTCGGCGCGGGCCTGAACCTGGCGCTGGCCGCCGACGTGCGCATCGCCGGTCCCGCCGCCCTGTTCGATCCCCGGTTCCAGAAGTTGGGCATCCACCCCGGCGGCGGCGCCACCTGGATGCTGCAACGCGCGGTCGGGCCGCAGGCCGCGCGCGCGGCGCTGCTGTTCGGCATGCGGTTCGACGCCGAGGCCGCGGTCCGTCACGGGCTGGCGCTCACGGTCGCCGACGACCCGGTCGCGTCGGCACGCGAGCTGGCCGCCGGGCCTGCGGCGGCGCCGCGTGAGGTCGTCCTCGCCACCAAGGCCTCCATGCGCGCGACCGCCAACCCCGGTGTCGTCGACACCGACCAGCACCGCATCGCCGTCGACACCGAACTCGGGCCGCAGGCCACGTCGATCCTGTCCCCCGAGTTCGCCCGCCGGCTGGCCGCCGCCAAACGCAGGTGA
- a CDS encoding PE-PPE domain-containing protein has product MARRASRVALTVAAAGIATSVAGVAAMQPAAITAPLVDLAALIVVGSSTNPTGAGVEDFFQGKFNDPVYTGPNGDDIVYVNFWSGLKGIEQALDANAGEQNAIIASGWGAANVSLLALSKRPDLSDTVLVLDNDVARPDGGFGTRYPWFALIGVNPFPTPSEVPALRAVNIGYEYDYNSNAPAVLLNPLAAVNSLVGYLYRHRDQGSLDLPVNPDGTPAVQCDANTCAITVSGAVLDCPDARCSSPGDPITTYVTSRNNTTYVTYASEGLPLTRLIGAVFGDRVAAFFDPVLRLLVDSAYYGGNPIPRDPSAYRPATLLPSPKQALDTLVRIPGAIVEGWHAATAPAKPAAGKDIADESAASEQESPETATQMDAAVAEHVLSPVATASESLAPDEDAELSETPDEKRPKINVVRTSVKAEPGSVGLTDGVDDRDSDVVAPDEDSAAGGESEPAQGDDESTDAAQDAGGATGSDEGSAAA; this is encoded by the coding sequence ATGGCAAGACGCGCGAGCAGGGTGGCGCTGACCGTCGCGGCCGCGGGTATCGCGACCAGCGTCGCCGGCGTCGCCGCGATGCAGCCGGCCGCCATCACCGCGCCGCTTGTCGACCTGGCCGCGCTCATCGTCGTCGGCAGCTCCACCAACCCGACCGGGGCGGGGGTGGAGGACTTCTTCCAGGGCAAGTTCAACGACCCCGTGTACACGGGCCCCAACGGTGACGACATCGTCTACGTCAACTTCTGGTCCGGGCTGAAAGGAATCGAACAGGCGCTCGACGCCAACGCGGGGGAACAGAACGCCATCATCGCGTCGGGCTGGGGCGCGGCAAACGTGAGCCTGCTTGCGTTGAGCAAGCGTCCCGACCTCAGCGACACGGTGTTGGTTCTCGACAACGACGTCGCGCGCCCCGACGGCGGCTTCGGCACCAGATATCCATGGTTCGCGCTCATCGGCGTCAACCCGTTTCCCACCCCCAGCGAGGTGCCCGCCCTGCGCGCGGTGAACATCGGCTACGAGTACGACTACAACTCGAACGCACCCGCGGTACTCCTCAACCCGCTGGCGGCCGTCAACTCACTGGTCGGCTACCTGTACCGGCACCGCGACCAGGGCTCGCTGGACTTGCCGGTCAACCCCGACGGCACGCCCGCCGTTCAGTGCGACGCGAACACCTGCGCGATCACCGTCAGCGGCGCCGTTCTCGACTGCCCGGATGCGCGCTGCAGTTCCCCGGGCGATCCGATCACGACATATGTCACCTCCCGAAACAACACCACCTACGTGACCTATGCCAGCGAAGGACTACCGCTGACCCGGCTCATCGGTGCTGTCTTCGGCGACCGTGTCGCCGCGTTCTTCGACCCGGTCCTGCGGCTGCTCGTCGACTCCGCCTATTACGGGGGCAATCCGATTCCCCGCGATCCCAGCGCGTACCGCCCCGCGACGCTGCTTCCCTCGCCCAAACAGGCGCTGGACACCCTCGTCCGGATCCCCGGCGCGATCGTCGAGGGCTGGCATGCGGCAACGGCGCCCGCGAAGCCCGCTGCTGGGAAGGACATCGCGGACGAAAGCGCCGCGTCCGAGCAGGAGAGCCCCGAGACCGCCACCCAGATGGACGCCGCTGTCGCCGAGCACGTGCTGTCGCCTGTGGCGACCGCGTCGGAGTCACTCGCCCCCGACGAGGACGCCGAATTGTCGGAGACGCCGGACGAGAAACGCCCCAAGATCAACGTCGTGCGGACCAGCGTCAAAGCCGAACCCGGCAGCGTCGGCCTCACCGACGGCGTCGACGATCGCGACTCGGACGTCGTTGCGCCAGATGAAGATTCCGCTGCCGGCGGTGAGAGCGAACCAGCACAGGGCGACGACGAGAGCACCGACGCGGCGCAAGACGCCGGCGGCGCCACCGGATCCGACGAGGGCAGCGCCGCGGCCTGA
- a CDS encoding wax ester/triacylglycerol synthase family O-acyltransferase produces MTDLPDLDAAGLPEELNALDQILHRGEANPRTRSGILTLELLDTTPDWDQFRARFEHASRKVLRLRQKVVSPTLPTVAPRWVVDPDFNLDYHLRRLRVPEPGTLRQVLDLAEVAAQSPLDISRPLWTATLVEGLADGRAASLVHLSHAITDGVGGVEMFASLYDLEREPPPQEVPPLPIPQDLSPNDLMRQGISRLPATMFGRFRGVLAGAAHVVGEVVRDPISRVGDVVEYAMSGARVVGPVAEPSPVLRRRSLSSRSEAIDIEFGDLHRAAKAAGGSINDAYLAGLCGALRFYHHAKGVPIDELPMAVPVNLRSEADPAGGNRFAGVNLAAPIGLTDPQVRIKNIRSQMTTKREERAIDMVGAIAPVLSLLPDGVLESMAGSIVNSDVQASNVPVYAGDTFIAGAKILRQYGLGPLPGVAMMVVLISRSGYCTVTTRYDRAAITDPDLWARCLVQGFDEVLALGGDGRAVPASFTLDAVSSSPVSSNGSASQ; encoded by the coding sequence ATGACGGATCTGCCGGACCTCGATGCGGCAGGACTTCCTGAGGAACTCAATGCCCTCGACCAGATCCTGCATCGTGGTGAGGCCAACCCGCGGACCCGATCGGGGATCTTGACCCTGGAACTCCTCGACACCACGCCCGATTGGGACCAGTTCCGCGCCAGGTTCGAACATGCCTCCCGCAAGGTTCTGCGGCTGCGGCAGAAGGTGGTGTCTCCGACCCTGCCGACCGTGGCGCCACGGTGGGTGGTCGACCCCGACTTCAACCTCGACTACCACCTCCGCAGACTGCGGGTGCCCGAGCCCGGCACCCTTCGGCAGGTGTTGGACCTGGCCGAGGTCGCCGCGCAATCGCCGCTCGACATTTCCAGGCCGCTGTGGACGGCAACCCTTGTCGAGGGACTCGCCGACGGGCGGGCCGCGTCGCTGGTCCACCTCAGCCACGCCATCACTGACGGTGTGGGTGGTGTGGAGATGTTCGCCAGCCTCTACGACCTCGAGCGCGAACCGCCGCCGCAGGAGGTCCCGCCACTGCCGATTCCACAGGATCTCTCGCCCAACGACTTGATGCGCCAAGGGATCAGCCGCCTTCCCGCCACGATGTTCGGCAGGTTCCGTGGTGTGTTGGCCGGGGCGGCGCACGTGGTGGGCGAGGTGGTCCGCGACCCGATCTCACGAGTGGGTGACGTCGTCGAGTACGCGATGTCCGGTGCCCGCGTCGTCGGCCCCGTCGCCGAACCGTCGCCAGTGTTGCGCCGGCGCAGCCTGTCCTCACGCAGCGAGGCGATCGACATCGAGTTCGGCGACCTGCATCGGGCCGCCAAGGCGGCGGGCGGATCGATCAACGACGCGTATCTGGCCGGGCTCTGCGGCGCGTTGCGGTTCTACCATCACGCCAAGGGCGTGCCGATCGACGAGCTGCCGATGGCGGTGCCGGTGAACCTCCGCTCAGAGGCCGACCCGGCAGGCGGAAACCGGTTCGCCGGTGTGAATCTCGCTGCGCCGATCGGCCTGACCGACCCGCAGGTACGCATCAAGAACATCCGGTCGCAGATGACCACCAAGCGTGAGGAACGCGCCATCGACATGGTCGGGGCGATCGCACCGGTACTGAGCCTGCTGCCCGACGGTGTGCTCGAGTCGATGGCCGGCTCGATCGTCAACTCCGACGTCCAGGCCAGCAATGTGCCGGTGTATGCGGGTGACACGTTCATCGCCGGTGCGAAAATCCTGCGGCAGTACGGGCTAGGCCCGCTTCCCGGCGTGGCGATGATGGTGGTGCTGATCTCGCGCAGCGGCTACTGCACGGTGACGACTCGGTATGACCGCGCCGCGATCACCGATCCCGATCTCTGGGCCCGGTGCCTGGTACAGGGTTTCGATGAAGTCCTCGCCCTCGGCGGTGACGGTCGGGCCGTACCCGCCTCGTTCACGCTCGACGCGGTGTCATCCAGTCCGGTCTCATCCAACGGGAGTGCGTCGCAATGA
- a CDS encoding HAD-IB family hydrolase/lysophospholipid acyltransferase family protein: MTSANGQGSRVMRLPGSVAEIKASPPGPEVGAFFDLDGTLVAGFTGVVMTRDRLRHRQMSVGEFIGMVQAGLNHQLGRSEFEDLIGKGARMLRGNSLGDIDELAERLFVQKIIGRIYPEMRELVRAHMARGHTVVLSSSALTVQVEPVARFLGIENVLSNKFEIDENGLITGEVRRPIIWGPGKARAVQAFAAKHGVDLSKSYFYADGDEDVALMYLVGNPRPTNPGGKLAALAAKRGWPVLRFNSRSGSNPISHLRTAAGIATMVPIAAGAVGLGLLTRSKRTGVNFFTSAFGRTLLTAIGVNINVLGKENLTAQRPAVFIFNHRNQADPLIAGRLVDTDFTSVGKKELEKDPIVGTLGKVMDAAFIDRDDPQKAVEGLKKVEELARKGLSILIAPEGTRLDTTEVGPFKRGPFRIAMSAGIPIVPIVIRNAEVIAARDSSTFNPGTVDVVVYPPIPVDDWTHENLSERIEEVRQLYIDTLRDWPHDTLPTPELYTRTAKKKAKKATKKSTAKKTTKKATAKKSAASKSTAKKSAAKKSAAKDTAGEGRS; the protein is encoded by the coding sequence ATGACTTCGGCGAATGGTCAGGGTTCTCGTGTCATGCGGCTTCCCGGTTCGGTCGCCGAAATCAAGGCCAGCCCGCCCGGCCCGGAGGTGGGCGCGTTCTTCGATCTCGACGGCACCTTGGTCGCCGGCTTCACCGGTGTGGTCATGACGCGAGATCGATTGCGTCACAGGCAGATGTCGGTGGGTGAGTTCATCGGGATGGTCCAGGCCGGGCTGAACCACCAGCTCGGGCGATCGGAGTTCGAAGACCTGATCGGCAAGGGCGCACGGATGCTGCGCGGCAACTCGCTCGGCGACATCGACGAACTGGCCGAACGGCTCTTCGTGCAGAAGATCATCGGGCGCATCTACCCGGAGATGCGCGAGTTGGTGCGCGCCCACATGGCGCGCGGCCACACCGTGGTGCTGAGCTCCTCGGCGTTGACGGTTCAGGTCGAGCCCGTCGCGAGGTTCCTCGGCATCGAGAACGTGCTGAGCAACAAGTTCGAGATCGACGAAAACGGCCTGATCACCGGCGAAGTGCGCAGGCCGATCATCTGGGGACCCGGAAAGGCCAGGGCGGTGCAGGCGTTCGCCGCCAAGCACGGCGTGGACCTGTCGAAGAGCTACTTCTACGCCGACGGCGACGAGGACGTGGCGCTGATGTACCTCGTCGGCAACCCGCGGCCGACGAATCCGGGCGGGAAGCTGGCCGCCCTCGCCGCCAAACGCGGATGGCCGGTATTGCGGTTCAACAGCCGCAGCGGCAGCAACCCGATATCACATCTGCGCACCGCCGCCGGCATCGCGACGATGGTTCCGATCGCGGCGGGTGCCGTCGGCCTGGGCCTGCTGACCCGCAGCAAGCGCACCGGCGTCAACTTCTTCACGTCGGCGTTCGGCAGGACGTTGCTGACCGCGATCGGGGTGAACATCAACGTCTTGGGCAAGGAGAATCTGACCGCGCAGCGGCCCGCGGTGTTCATCTTCAACCATCGCAACCAGGCCGACCCCCTCATCGCCGGCCGGCTGGTCGACACCGACTTCACATCGGTCGGTAAGAAGGAGCTCGAGAAGGACCCGATCGTCGGCACGCTGGGCAAGGTGATGGACGCCGCCTTCATCGACCGCGACGACCCGCAGAAGGCGGTTGAGGGGCTCAAGAAGGTCGAGGAACTCGCCCGCAAGGGGTTGTCGATTCTCATCGCGCCGGAGGGCACGCGGTTGGACACCACCGAGGTGGGTCCGTTCAAGAGAGGCCCGTTCCGGATCGCGATGTCGGCCGGAATTCCCATCGTGCCCATCGTGATCCGCAACGCGGAGGTGATCGCCGCGCGGGACTCGAGCACCTTCAATCCCGGCACCGTGGACGTCGTGGTGTACCCGCCGATACCCGTCGACGACTGGACCCACGAGAACCTGTCCGAACGCATCGAAGAGGTGCGCCAGCTCTATATCGACACGTTGAGGGACTGGCCACACGACACGTTGCCGACCCCTGAGTTGTACACGCGCACAGCGAAAAAGAAGGCGAAGAAGGCCACCAAGAAGTCCACCGCCAAGAAGACCACGAAGAAGGCGACCGCCAAGAAGTCCGCGGCTTCGAAGTCCACGGCCAAGAAGTCCGCGGCCAAGAAGTCTGCGGCGAAAGACACCGCTGGGGAAGGCCGGTCGTGA
- a CDS encoding glycerol-3-phosphate 1-O-acyltransferase: protein MKAPVDQYTPFTPTDDALVLASVSSPAEQELLNDWLAQQRREHPDTNVEVLRLPHDDDPPPGVLAQLVEKLQADEDRSVVPVRVFWVPGGLPTRSKIVALLSGRDTYRPPEILQRRILRKDPSRARVVAGEPAKVSELRQQWADTTVAENAREFARFVIRRAALAIERVELRLLGPEYKSPRLIKPELLASARFREGLEKIPGATIERAGEMLDELSTGWSRFSVDLIPSLGRAIFSRGFDPNIDYDRAEIEVMRRNLENHPAVLLFSHRSYLDGVIVPVAMQENRLPPVHTFAGINLSFGLMGPLMRHSGVIFLRRKLDDPLYKYVLRQFVGYIVEKRFNLSWSIEGTRSRTGKMLPPKLGLLAYVADAYLDGRSDDILLQPVSISFDQLHETAEYAAYARGGEKTPESLSWMYNFIKAQGERNYGKIYVRFPEAVSMREYLGEPHGPMTTDEDAKRLALQKMAFEVSWRILRATPVNATALVSALLLTTRGLALTLDQIHHTLQDSLDYLERKQTPMTNSALRLRTAEGVRAALDALSNRHPVTAVDGGRECVWRIAPEDEHEAAFYRNTLIDAFLETSIVELALAHAARSGGDRLEAFWDQAMRLRDLLKFDFYFADSAAFREHIAEEMSWHEDWEAHVSAGGDRIDALLRAKKPLIAGAMLRPFFEAYEIVADALSDAPAEIGEKELTKKALGLGDQYVAQGRVRSNESVSALLFSTARQVAVDQNLLAAAADLAERRQAFRDELRDILSDMDRVEQISREQFYAREAQRRALRTEPA from the coding sequence GTGAAGGCACCCGTCGACCAATACACCCCGTTCACCCCCACCGACGACGCGCTCGTGCTGGCGTCGGTGTCCTCACCCGCCGAGCAGGAACTGCTCAACGACTGGCTGGCGCAACAGCGACGCGAACATCCCGACACCAACGTCGAGGTGCTGCGGTTGCCGCACGACGACGACCCCCCGCCAGGAGTTCTCGCCCAACTTGTCGAAAAACTTCAGGCCGACGAGGACCGGTCGGTCGTGCCGGTCCGGGTGTTCTGGGTACCGGGCGGACTGCCCACCCGGTCGAAGATCGTGGCCCTGCTGTCCGGCCGCGACACGTACCGCCCACCCGAGATCCTGCAGCGACGCATCCTGCGGAAAGATCCGTCGCGGGCCCGGGTGGTCGCAGGCGAGCCCGCCAAGGTGTCCGAACTCCGTCAGCAGTGGGCCGACACCACCGTCGCCGAAAACGCAAGGGAGTTCGCCCGCTTCGTCATCCGCCGTGCCGCCCTGGCGATCGAGCGCGTCGAACTGCGGCTGTTGGGTCCCGAGTACAAGTCGCCCCGGCTGATCAAACCCGAGTTGCTGGCCTCGGCGCGGTTCCGCGAAGGGCTGGAGAAGATCCCGGGCGCGACAATCGAACGCGCCGGCGAGATGCTCGACGAACTGTCCACCGGATGGAGCCGGTTCTCGGTCGACTTGATCCCGTCACTCGGCCGGGCGATCTTCAGCCGAGGGTTCGACCCCAACATCGACTACGACCGGGCCGAGATCGAGGTGATGCGGCGCAATCTGGAGAACCATCCGGCCGTCCTGCTGTTCTCGCACCGGTCCTATCTCGACGGTGTGATCGTGCCGGTGGCCATGCAGGAGAACCGGTTACCACCCGTGCACACGTTCGCAGGCATCAACCTGTCGTTCGGGCTCATGGGTCCGCTGATGCGTCATTCCGGTGTCATCTTCCTACGCCGCAAGCTCGACGATCCGCTCTACAAGTACGTGCTGCGCCAGTTCGTCGGCTACATCGTCGAAAAGCGGTTCAACCTCAGCTGGTCGATCGAGGGCACCCGGTCGCGCACCGGAAAAATGTTGCCGCCCAAGCTCGGGCTGCTCGCCTACGTCGCCGACGCCTACCTCGACGGGCGCAGCGACGACATCCTCTTGCAGCCCGTGTCGATCAGCTTCGACCAGTTACACGAGACCGCCGAATACGCCGCGTATGCCCGCGGCGGCGAGAAGACGCCCGAAAGCCTGTCCTGGATGTACAACTTCATCAAGGCGCAGGGTGAACGCAACTACGGCAAGATCTACGTCCGCTTCCCGGAAGCCGTGTCGATGAGGGAGTACCTCGGCGAACCGCACGGGCCGATGACCACCGACGAGGACGCCAAACGGCTTGCGCTGCAGAAGATGGCGTTCGAGGTCTCGTGGCGGATTCTGCGGGCGACGCCGGTCAACGCGACCGCGCTGGTTTCGGCGCTGCTGCTCACCACGCGGGGCCTCGCGCTGACGCTCGACCAGATTCACCACACCCTGCAGGACTCGCTGGATTATCTGGAACGCAAGCAAACCCCGATGACCAACAGCGCGTTGCGGCTACGCACAGCCGAGGGGGTGCGCGCGGCGCTCGACGCGCTGTCCAACCGCCATCCTGTCACCGCGGTCGACGGCGGCAGGGAATGTGTCTGGCGGATCGCGCCGGAGGACGAACACGAGGCCGCCTTCTACCGCAACACGCTCATCGACGCGTTCTTGGAGACCTCGATCGTCGAGCTGGCCCTGGCCCACGCCGCGCGCAGTGGCGGCGACCGGTTGGAGGCGTTCTGGGACCAGGCGATGCGGCTGCGCGACCTGCTGAAGTTCGACTTCTACTTCGCCGACTCCGCCGCGTTCCGTGAGCACATAGCGGAGGAGATGTCATGGCACGAGGACTGGGAGGCGCACGTGTCGGCCGGGGGCGATCGCATCGATGCCCTGCTGCGCGCCAAAAAGCCGCTCATCGCCGGCGCCATGCTGCGCCCATTCTTCGAGGCCTACGAGATCGTCGCCGACGCTCTTAGTGACGCCCCCGCCGAGATCGGCGAGAAGGAGTTGACGAAGAAGGCACTCGGCCTCGGCGACCAGTACGTCGCCCAGGGGCGGGTGCGCAGCAACGAGTCGGTGTCGGCCCTGTTGTTCAGCACCGCCCGCCAGGTGGCCGTCGACCAGAACCTCCTGGCGGCGGCGGCCGACCTTGCCGAGCGGCGCCAGGCGTTCCGCGACGAGCTGCGCGACATCCTGAGCGATATGGATCGGGTGGAGCAGATCTCGCGCGAACAGTTCTATGCCCGTGAGGCCCAGCGGCGGGCACTGCGCACCGAGCCCGCCTAG
- a CDS encoding cytochrome c oxidase assembly protein: MTSPSRLVPAGVRSSAVWPVLVGVGLLAGAVAAAIGGLSLVDALTATGLPDPGPVTTYGLPFFRAAGEIAAVIAVGAFLFAAFLTPPQTNGVLDADGYRALRLGTAASAVWTVCAALLLPLTVSDVSGQPLSKLDPMSVWSAAGLVDIAGAWRWTAFIAALVTVVSIPVLRWTWTPILLAGALATLLPLGLTGHSSSGGDHDLATNSLLLHLGAGALWAGGLLALLAHAMRGGSHADLAARRFSMLAFWCFVVMAASGVINAFVRIEPSDLVSSRYGWLVLAKVVALGVLGVIGWQQRRTGVATLQKNPEERRPLLRLALVEAVVFGATFGIAVGLGRTPPPPLREQPSVVAVAIGYDLPGPPTLLRVLFDWRFDLIFGTAAIVLAVVYLLGVRRLRRRGDAWPVGRTLAWLSGCAALLFATSSGLGRYMTAMFSMHMVAHMVLSMLVPVLLALGGAVTLALRALPTAGRGEPPGPREWLLAALHSRVSQFFTNPIIATVMFVAGFYGLYFGGLFDAALPEHAAHMLMNVHFLLSGYLFYWVVIGIDPTPRPLPQLGKVAMVFASLPLHAFFGVVLMGSKTVLGETFYRSLQLDWHTDLLSDQRTGGGIAWAAGEFPLVLVMIALLIQWQRSDERTAKRLDRAADRDHDEELAAYNNMLAELARRDAESH; encoded by the coding sequence ATGACTTCCCCCAGCCGGCTGGTCCCGGCGGGCGTACGCAGCAGCGCAGTGTGGCCCGTGCTCGTCGGCGTCGGCCTGCTGGCCGGTGCCGTCGCCGCGGCCATCGGGGGTCTGTCGCTGGTGGACGCGCTGACCGCCACCGGGCTGCCCGACCCGGGTCCGGTGACCACCTACGGCCTGCCGTTCTTCCGGGCAGCGGGGGAGATCGCCGCGGTCATCGCCGTCGGCGCGTTCCTGTTCGCGGCGTTTCTGACCCCGCCCCAAACGAACGGCGTGCTCGACGCCGACGGATACCGGGCGCTGAGGCTGGGCACCGCGGCGTCGGCGGTCTGGACGGTATGCGCAGCGCTGCTGTTGCCGCTGACCGTGTCCGACGTGTCGGGGCAGCCGTTGAGCAAGCTCGATCCGATGAGCGTCTGGTCGGCCGCCGGCCTGGTCGACATCGCCGGCGCCTGGCGGTGGACGGCCTTCATCGCCGCGTTGGTCACGGTGGTGAGCATTCCGGTGCTGCGGTGGACGTGGACGCCGATCCTGCTGGCCGGAGCATTGGCCACCCTGCTTCCGCTCGGGCTGACCGGGCATTCGTCGTCGGGCGGCGACCACGATCTGGCCACCAACAGCCTGCTTCTGCATCTGGGCGCGGGCGCGCTCTGGGCCGGCGGGCTCCTCGCGCTGCTGGCTCACGCGATGCGCGGCGGCTCGCACGCCGATCTCGCCGCACGACGGTTCTCGATGCTGGCGTTCTGGTGTTTCGTCGTGATGGCGGCCAGCGGCGTGATCAACGCGTTTGTGCGCATCGAGCCCTCCGACCTCGTGAGCTCGCGGTACGGCTGGCTGGTTCTGGCCAAGGTGGTCGCGCTCGGCGTGCTCGGCGTGATCGGCTGGCAACAGCGCCGCACCGGTGTCGCGACGTTGCAGAAAAACCCCGAGGAGCGCCGGCCGCTGCTGCGCCTCGCGCTGGTGGAAGCGGTGGTGTTCGGTGCGACGTTCGGTATCGCCGTCGGGCTGGGACGCACGCCACCACCGCCGCTGCGTGAGCAGCCGAGCGTGGTCGCGGTCGCGATCGGCTACGACTTGCCGGGCCCGCCCACGCTGCTGCGGGTGCTGTTCGACTGGCGGTTCGACCTGATCTTCGGCACCGCGGCGATCGTGTTGGCCGTGGTTTACCTGCTCGGGGTACGCCGCCTGCGCCGCCGCGGCGACGCCTGGCCGGTCGGCAGGACGCTGGCCTGGCTGTCGGGCTGCGCGGCGCTGCTGTTCGCGACGTCGTCGGGCCTCGGCCGCTATATGACCGCGATGTTCTCCATGCACATGGTGGCCCATATGGTGCTGTCGATGCTGGTGCCGGTGCTACTCGCGTTGGGCGGCGCGGTGACGTTGGCGCTGCGCGCGCTGCCGACGGCGGGGCGCGGCGAGCCGCCCGGGCCGCGGGAATGGCTGCTGGCCGCACTGCACTCGCGGGTGTCGCAGTTCTTCACCAATCCGATCATCGCGACGGTGATGTTCGTCGCCGGGTTCTACGGCCTGTACTTCGGTGGCCTGTTCGACGCGGCGCTGCCCGAGCATGCCGCGCACATGCTGATGAACGTGCACTTCCTGCTCAGCGGCTACCTCTTCTACTGGGTCGTGATCGGCATCGACCCGACACCGAGGCCGCTTCCGCAGTTGGGCAAGGTCGCGATGGTGTTCGCGTCGCTGCCGCTGCACGCGTTCTTCGGTGTGGTGCTGATGGGTTCGAAGACGGTCCTCGGCGAAACGTTCTACCGCTCACTTCAGTTGGATTGGCACACCGATCTGCTCAGCGATCAGCGGACCGGCGGTGGAATCGCCTGGGCGGCCGGGGAGTTTCCGCTGGTGCTGGTGATGATCGCGTTGCTGATCCAGTGGCAGCGCAGCGACGAACGCACCGCCAAGCGCCTCGACAGGGCCGCTGACCGTGACCACGACGAGGAATTGGCCGCCTACAACAACATGCTGGCGGAGCTGGCCCGCCGCGACGCCGAATCCCATTAG
- a CDS encoding single-stranded DNA-binding protein, with translation MFETPFSIVGTIVTDPIHRRVGDQEMVRFRVASNSRRRTAEGTWEPGNSLFVTVNCWGKVVAGVSAALVKGDPVVVFGHVYTSEYDDRDGNRRSSVEVRATSVGPDLARCVARIDRFKQQEDQDQRSADQDAAGQGDSAGTPDAEAVGSEEGLTLSA, from the coding sequence ATGTTCGAGACACCGTTCAGCATCGTGGGCACCATCGTCACCGACCCGATCCACCGCCGCGTCGGCGACCAGGAGATGGTCAGGTTCCGCGTCGCCAGCAACTCGCGACGCCGCACCGCCGAGGGAACATGGGAGCCCGGAAACTCGTTGTTCGTCACAGTGAACTGCTGGGGCAAGGTGGTGGCCGGTGTCAGCGCCGCCCTGGTGAAGGGCGACCCGGTGGTCGTTTTCGGACACGTCTACACCAGCGAGTACGACGACCGCGACGGCAACCGACGCTCGTCAGTCGAGGTGCGCGCGACCTCGGTCGGACCCGATCTAGCGCGCTGCGTCGCGCGCATCGACCGGTTCAAACAACAGGAAGACCAAGACCAGCGGTCGGCGGATCAAGACGCGGCGGGCCAGGGCGACAGCGCGGGCACGCCCGACGCCGAGGCGGTCGGCTCCGAGGAGGGGCTGACGCTGTCGGCTTAG